A genomic stretch from Pseudomonas alkylphenolica includes:
- a CDS encoding glutathione S-transferase, translating to MSAPSMILFYSPASPFVRKVMVVLHETGQTGRVALQSVNLTPVSPVAELNQGNPAGKIPALRLADGNVLHDSRVICEYLDLQHVGNPLIPREGWSRWHRLTLASLADAVMDAAVLTRYETFLRPQDKRWDSWIEAQQDKIRRGLASFEQEHIAELSAAFDIAAIGVACALGYLDLRMPDLGWREQQPKLAAWYAEVSQRASMQATDPSV from the coding sequence ATGTCCGCACCGAGCATGATCCTGTTCTACTCGCCGGCTTCGCCCTTCGTACGCAAGGTCATGGTGGTGCTGCACGAGACCGGGCAGACCGGGCGCGTAGCGCTGCAGAGCGTCAACCTGACGCCGGTCAGCCCGGTTGCCGAACTCAACCAGGGCAACCCGGCCGGGAAAATCCCGGCCTTGCGCCTGGCTGACGGCAACGTGCTGCACGACAGCCGGGTAATCTGCGAATACCTCGACCTGCAGCATGTTGGCAACCCGCTGATCCCCAGGGAAGGCTGGTCGCGCTGGCATCGCCTGACCCTCGCCTCGCTGGCCGATGCGGTCATGGACGCTGCGGTGCTGACCCGTTACGAAACCTTCCTGCGCCCGCAAGATAAACGCTGGGACAGCTGGATCGAAGCCCAACAGGACAAGATCCGCCGCGGCCTGGCCAGCTTTGAGCAGGAGCATATTGCCGAGCTGAGCGCGGCGTTCGACATCGCCGCCATCGGTGTGGCCTGTGCCCTGGGTTACCTTGATCTGCGCATGCCGGACCTCGGCTGGCGTGAACAACAGCCGAAGCTCGCGGCCTGGTATGCCGAGGTCAGTCAGCGAGCGTCGATGCAGGCTACTGATCCTTCAGTCTGA
- the msrA gene encoding peptide-methionine (S)-S-oxide reductase MsrA codes for MVLRSEILVNKNVLPTAEQALPGRETPMTLPEKHFVFKDTPLLGPFFENVDFAIFGLGCFWGAERRFWQREGVVSTVVGYAGGFTPNPTYEEVCSGLTGHTEVVLVVFDKDKVSYQELLAMFWELHNPTQGMRQGNDIGTQYRSVIYCTSPEQLQQAQASKQAYQAELSKAGFGEITTEIDQAPTVYFAEAYHQQYLAKNPDGYCGIGGTGVCLPPSLQGN; via the coding sequence AAAAACGTCCTGCCTACTGCGGAACAGGCCCTGCCTGGCCGCGAAACCCCGATGACCCTGCCCGAGAAGCATTTTGTTTTCAAAGACACCCCACTGCTCGGGCCGTTCTTCGAGAACGTCGACTTTGCGATCTTTGGCCTGGGTTGCTTCTGGGGTGCCGAACGGCGCTTCTGGCAACGTGAAGGCGTGGTCAGCACCGTGGTTGGCTATGCCGGCGGCTTTACCCCCAACCCGACCTACGAAGAAGTCTGCTCGGGCCTGACCGGCCACACCGAAGTGGTGCTGGTGGTATTCGACAAGGACAAGGTCAGCTACCAGGAACTGCTGGCGATGTTCTGGGAACTGCACAACCCGACCCAGGGCATGCGCCAGGGCAACGACATCGGCACCCAGTACCGCTCGGTAATCTACTGCACCAGCCCCGAACAACTGCAACAGGCTCAGGCCAGCAAACAGGCCTACCAGGCTGAACTGAGCAAAGCCGGCTTCGGCGAGATCACCACCGAGATCGACCAGGCGCCGACCGTCTACTTCGCCGAGGCGTATCACCAGCAGTACCTGGCGAAAAACCCTGACGGCTACTGCGGTATCGGTGGCACCGGTGTTTGCTTGCCGCCCAGCCTGCAAGGCAACTGA